The Parus major isolate Abel chromosome 5, Parus_major1.1, whole genome shotgun sequence genome contains a region encoding:
- the CHGA gene encoding chromogranin-A, giving the protein MSRPELLAVLLLAVPAVSLPVTNDMNKGDTKVMKCIVEVISDTLSKPNPLPISEECLETLRGDERIISILRHQNLLKELQEIAAQGANERTQQQKKNSGFEDELSEVLESQNDKNKQRDAAGERPEEEQPTGSLAELAAQKPQQNEDSREEGKNSLEEREPRPRDIDPVEKEDQEEAESNYIRDTEDTHRNKVLNNHIGKNFSEDEQHQQGDEEEEPRGSRDSLELEDEGEEPSRQVQEHSKEVAGEHVEQEDDGDEAAEEDPTEAERSLDLAEEDEEAEEMQRGDNNDDELGFGKDVRSSEEEEEEEEEEQPRALRGGRHRLEDEEMQGEEDTFQPRDAKSDEMEEESSREWEDTKRWNKMDELAKQLTSKKRMEENDSEEDPDRSMKKTFRSRKYSFSSPEEYVRRSWKRHSKEDSSEGGFPLAPMPEEKKDEEGSANRRTEDQELESLAAIEAELERVAHKLHELRRG; this is encoded by the exons GTGATGAAGTGCATTGTAGAGGTCATCTCTGATACTTTATCTAAGCCAAACCCCCTGCCGATCAGCGAGGAATGTCTCGAAACTCTCAGAGGAG ATGAACGAATTATTTCTATCCTTCGCCACCAAAACTTATTGAAGGAACTTCAGGAAATTGCTGCTCAAG GTGCCAATGAGAGAactcagcagcagaagaaaaatagcGGCTTTGAAGATGAACTTTCCGAAGTCCTTGAAAGTCAGAACGACAAGAACAAGCAGAGAG ATGCAGCAGGGGAGCGTCCTGAAGAGGAGCAGCCCACAGGGtccctggctgagctggcagcacagaaacCCCAGCAAAATGAAGACTcgagagaggagggaaaaaacagcctggaggagagggagcCCAGGCCACGGGATATCGACCCTGTTGAGAAAGAGGACCAGGAGGAAGCTGAGAGTAATTACATCAGGGATACAGAGGATACCCATCGAAACAAAGTTCTGAACAACCACATTGGCAAAAATTTCAGTGAGGACGAGCAGCACCAGCAAGGGGATGAAGAAGAGGAGCCCAGaggctccagggacagcctggAGCTTGAGGATGAGGGAGAAGAACCATCCAGGCAGGTCCAGGAGCACAGCAAGGAGGTAGCAGGGGAGCAtgtggagcaggaggatgaCGGAGATGAAGCTGCAGAGGAGGACCCTACTGAAGCAGAGAGGTCACTCGATTTGgctgaggaggatgaggaggctgaggagaTGCAGAGAGGTGACA ATAATGATGATGAGCTGGGATTTGGAAAAGATGTACGGAGCtctgaagaggaggaggaagaggaggaggaagagcaacCCCGGGCACTGAGAGGAGGAAGGCATCGCCTGGAGGATGAGGAGATGCAGGGAGAAGAGGATACCTTTCAGCCCAGGGATGCCAAAAGTGATGAAATGGAGGAGGAGTCCTCCAGGGAGTGGGAAGACACCAAGAGGTGGAACAAAATGGATGAGCTGGCCAAGCAGCTGACATCAAAGAAGCGCATGGAGGAAAATGACAGTGAGGAAGACCCAGACAGGTCCATGAAAAAGACATTTAGGTCCCGCAAGTATTCCTTCAGTAGTCCAGAGGAATATGTGAGAAGGTCATGGAAGCGTCACTCAAAGGAGGACAGCAGTGAAGGAGGTTTTCCGCTTGCTCCCATGCCTGAAGAGAAGAAGGATGAGGAAGGCAGCGCTAACAGGAGAACAGAG gaccaggagctggagagccTGGCTGCCATCGAGGCCGAGCTGGAGCGTGTTGCCCACAAGCTGCACGAGCTGAGGCGAGGCTGA